The window GCAGCTCAAACAAATGACTGTCTCCCTGTTAATATTTATTCCCACCTTACATTTGAGAGAAGGGTTCAGCACTTCCTTCTGCTTGAGGGAGAGGCAGGCGAGAGGCAGGCATTCAGAGCCACAATCCCCTGGCCACCTCTACACTCAggtgcagggcagcctggggcAGCCCAGAGGTCCCACCCGGAGGCCACAGCACCAGCAACTCCTCTGGAGCTGGAAGGAGGCAGGGGcttccccctgagcctcccacACAGCTGCTAATCCGAGCAGGGGCCTCGGCTCCAAACCTGAGCAGATGGCATCCTTCGGatcagcaccagcagctgtcAATGCCGTGATTATACACTGGAATTGCACAGCTAATGTACTGTATAATTTAACGAGACTGAGGGAAGAAGACTAGGGAGAAGGCACGTTCTGAAAAGATCTGGAGCTTCTATCTTCCCAATAATTATGGAGGCACCCTGCAATCTTCAGTGCAAAAGATACATTTATATTTGCTCTTGAAAGACAGACTGAAATCCCCGTTACGTGCTCCAACATCTTCTAATTCAAATACACTCACAGACGTCATGGGCCTATTGAGgcttctgcagtgcttcagTTCTCAAACACTTGATGATTTTGTTTGAGGAAACAGTGAGCTCTTTCAACACTCCTCCTAACATACAGTGATGGGGCTCGGAGGCAGAAGAGAATAATTTttagtccaaaaaaatcaccttttgaACACTGAGGCAACTCCACATACACACCATGTATGTGCGTGCAGGAGTCGAGTGTCTTTAGAACCAAAACAAGCCGGGCTTTCAGCACAACATAAGAATATCTGTACCCCAAAGGAGGTAAAAACACACACCAGGTTTACTTCAGTAACTTTCCCATGTTTTATTCCAtgattttcctctgaaataGCTCTGCACACAGGCAGGGTAGCACTACAGATTCTGCTGGTTTCCTCACTGCACTTTACAGCACCGAAAGCTCAGCGGGCAGCACATACCTCGGTTCTCAGGACCACGTTCGCAGTTCACCTGGTCCAAGGGCACCACAGCGATGCAAGCACCTCTGATTTACACTGCCTTGAGACCCAGCCTATTCGTTTTGGTGTTTATAGAAGCACTCGGATATTTTTAGAGCAATCTTTGTTAACATTCTCTGCATAATTCATGTGTCCTTATTCTCTTGGGGCAGAGCAGGCATCTCAGGAGCTGGGCAAGAGAGGCCACAGGAGCACCCGGCGCTGGGACAGGGAACGCCACTGCGCCTCATGCTGGGCAAACACCTTCCCCTCTTCTGAAACACACCCATTTTCACATCCAGGGGGCTCTCTCATCTTAAAGAGGTGGTCTGGTAGTTTAAAATGATTAGGAAGGACAAGCTTAATGGTACATCAGCTACATATGTGTCTGCAGACCAATGGGGCAATTACACCTCTTATTAATTCTTTGGCTGGTAGTCCCATAGTTCTTATTTGCCATGTAACAAGGGGGCTGATGATCCCATATTTCTCACCATAAGTGGGACAGCTATGCCTATGCAAACATTGTGGCTCAGCTAAAACTTGGATATTAGCAGCGCCAGAGCACGTCAAGTTCTCCTCAAGGCATACTGGCAGTACCAATTCTTCACTTGTTCCTTTTCCAACAGGACTGATTAACAATTAATCATCCTCACTGCATGGAAGGATTTCCTGCTAACACAGCAGGTTGTCAGGTGTCTATCACCAGCTCCCACTCCCCGCTGTGGCGGGAGGAACCGGAGCTCGGATATTGTCTGGTATCATAGCCCGTGACATTCCTCCCCTCCGTCCTGCCCCTGCCCAAGCTGCACAGGAGGCAAGGGCATGCACTGTGGCTCAACACCAAGAAGATGCTGTGTTGTACAACGGTCCAATATAGTAAATACTCTGAAAATTCACAGTCGACCTTGAGATTTTACTTACAGCAGAATTAAATATGGACTGGGCCCAAACTCACTATTCCACTAACAACATTTTTCGTTCCCAGTGACACCTCAGGACAACCTTGTCATTTTGATATTATGTACTAGCAACTTGATATATAAAAACCACCCCTGGAACTGAAATCCTGAAAGTGCACCAGTTACTGCATGAAGCTGTGCACCACGGTCCTGCACACGAGAACAGGACTGAAACCTGTTGTGGAATATGTGTAacactttctctttctcctcctgctaTTTCACTTCttcatccccccaaaaaacaaaacaaaacaaaaaacctcacaCACTcatcttttcagtttctttcattttccctaCCTACGGCttgcaaagtgtttttattaaaaaaccaAAAGCCACAAACCTTTAGTTACAGCTGTCAGCGTGACATAAGTCCTGGAGATGGGCTGAACTCTAGGATTGTTATGTCCTACCTATTTGTAAGTCCTATACATCAGTTGTAGTGATTTAATAGGATACGGATTCACAGCAAGTATTTTCAGGACCTCTCCAGCAATGTAAAAATGACCTTGTTGATGCTTTGATGTTTTATCAAGGGAGCAGCCCAGGAGCTCCGTGCTCACCACCACCGCTGCAGGGTTTACACACGTCCACGAACGGCAGCAGCCGTGCCCCCATGCCTGTGGTGGACAGCAGCACTTGTAATGCTGTGTGCTCTGATCCTGGGCACCTGCGCAGTGCCATCACACCACTTGTGTCAGGAAAAACGAAGCTTTTCTCCACTATTTGGTTGGATAGCATGTTTTAAGCAGGCCAAACAACAGATATGAGAAAGAAGTTTTTAACTACTTCAGCTCTCTCGGAATATGCAAACCATGTTTCGGACTAATACTGAAGACAGAGTATAAAAAGGATTCAACTGTGGGAGGATTTTCCCTTCATGCAGCCTCCACCAATACACAACACAGCGCCTCTTACTTCAGATGAACAGCAGCATAAACCAGACCAAATTAAGGCTGAGGACAATTGAGCTGTTAAAACTCTTCCCCGAAAGTAATGGGGTTTTCCAGCCCCACCTTCTagccttccctccctgctccttaATCCCCTGCTTTATTAAACAGCATATGATAAATatcagaaagtaaaaaaaataaaataaaaaaaatctacttctaacaacaacaaaagaagcattttttaagTTCTGGGTTGTGCAAAAATGGAATATGTCAGGGATATTTCAGAAAGTTATTATTCAACTGCATTACCTGTAGCCAATCCTAATAACGATTtgccctttcttcttttcttttcttaaaaaccaGGATTGGAGACATTTCAGGTTTCAGAACAGTAAGTCATGTTGGGAAAAAAGTTGGTGACCGCCCAGAAGCGAGGGGAGACGAGAGCcctgtgcctggggctgggaatGGTCGCGTGCTCCATGATGATGTACTTCTTCATTGGGATCACCATTGTGCCCTTCTACACTAAAAGGTAGTAAGTCACTTGATTGTGAGTacaaggctgttttttttgttttttttttttttgctgtctgcaGATAGAATTATTAAAAGAGTGTCAGAAGAGTTTCTTAGAACACTCTACAATGAATAAACATTATGTTCCTGATGAGCTCACAAAAATGGAAGATagaagagaagagcagagtGAGCCAATAAACGAGGCATGACCCTTTCCTACTTTCAGAACCTTTCTTACTCTCAGAACCTCACTTTCTAACACAGAATGCCCGACCAACAACCGTAAGGACTCCTGCTCAGCCACCCTGTGGCAGCCCTTCTCCAGGGCAGCCATCAGTTTAGGGCGGGCAGAACTCACCAcactggtgctgagcagccccaaACTCTGCCGGTACCAACTCACGGCTGGCCCCTCCAGACACACCTCCAGCACCAGACCCACAATAGGTGCTGCCATAGCATTTCAAAGCAATaccttttgttttgtctttgtagTGTTTGGACAACAGAAACCGTGTGCAAGGTGCTCAGAGCCACCATCGAGGACAAAGTCCTCTGCCCAAACAGCAAGGGCTCAGAGGACGAGGGTGTCTGTCACTATCCTTGTCTCCAGGTGTGGGTTAATCTGACAGCCTCGGGACAGGAGGTCATGCTCTATCAGACTGAAGATACGCTGGAAAGAAACACTAAGGTACTGGAGCACGTTCCCTTATCACTCCCAGCTACTATCCAGCACCTCCCATAGCTGCAGTTTAATTTTGAGCACATATGCAGTGTTGGTTTCCACTAACATTACTCAAACCTGCAAGTCTGCAGGTTTGGGATATATGCACACTGGCAGACTACAGGGAAGCAGGGCAAACGGGTTATGGACACGGGCAGGCCAAGACCACCTTTGGGGATGCTAGCCAAGCCACAGAAGATTTTGTCAGCACTAGCATGCTTGTTTTACTCCATGTGACTTTACTACAAATCCTGTGTCAGAGCATCCATTACAACAAAGCATTCTGATTTCTTATTCCAGTGCTCCTACGTGCCAGGCAACTCTGAGAACCCCAAAGAGGTTCAAGCACGAATAGAAACCATTGCaaacaatttcaaaaaataCCAGACTTTCCCGTGCTACTATGACCCCGGAGGAACACAGACCAATGTCATTTTGAGCAGAATTTACCCCCCCAGAGGTCTCCTCTTCACTTTCCTTTGGCCTACACTCATGTTCACTGGTGGATGTCTGATTATAATCCTGGTAAAGTTAAGCCAGtatgtttctgttctttctgcttggcagtagaaaataaatatctagCTCAGACTGCTGCTAGATATTAAAGTGCCTTTGTTCTGTCTGTCTCTACTTGCAATTTGTGACTTTTCAATATAGCAGGTGTCAATAGAAGGGCAGGCAGCCTCCAAAAACTGAACGATGCTCACTGTGGATGCCTGCCTAGCACaattatattttatgttaaagATGTGTTTGTTTCTAGCACCCAGACTCTTAGTAATGCTCTGATGCACATATAGACATGTTTCCTCCTCTCGGAAAATAACTTCCAGCCAATTTCTGAATTGCTGCCAGACACAGGAGGAACACAAGCGGCATCCTGCCTGCTGTATTTGCCTGGCACTTGGGTCACCACTAACACAAGCTTTGGGATCAGACAGTTCATGAACTAGGCAGTAGCTATCATACACACGAACACTTCAGGCACAGATACAAATTTAAATTCATGAAACtgaggttggaaaaaaaaaagtaactcatTAATGTGCTCCAATTTCTCTATTGCTTATCGTAAAGAAACAACACACATGAGGGCTGATGTTAACCCATTATGTGCATTTTACAACATTATTATGGGAACTGGGTTCTGTATTATCAGAACTCGCTTTTCATTGTGATGAGCAGTTCAAAATTAGACCAGGATGGTACAAAAGAGCAATTAGCATCAGCAATGCTCATTCAACACTTGGAATCTGGATGGTTATCTACCAGAAATCTCCACAGGGAAAAATGACCTGCTCTTTAAGACTGAGACTTAAGGAGTGGGAGAGTGCATTGTAAAAACATCAAATTGTAAAAGGGGGAGTATGCATTGTAAAAACATCATATAGAGGAGGAAAATTATCTCCACAACAAGGAGGAAAGCACTTGCATCCTCATACAACACTATGGTGAAATGCATCTGAAGCACTGTGTGTATACAACTCTGATCTTCCTCATTTGGGAAAGCGGCAGAGCAACTTACACACATACATGTGTTTTGAGTCACCAAAAGT is drawn from Anser cygnoides isolate HZ-2024a breed goose chromosome 14, Taihu_goose_T2T_genome, whole genome shotgun sequence and contains these coding sequences:
- the KCNMB1 gene encoding calcium-activated potassium channel subunit beta-1; protein product: MLGKKLVTAQKRGETRALCLGLGMVACSMMMYFFIGITIVPFYTKSVWTTETVCKVLRATIEDKVLCPNSKGSEDEGVCHYPCLQVWVNLTASGQEVMLYQTEDTLERNTKCSYVPGNSENPKEVQARIETIANNFKKYQTFPCYYDPGGTQTNVILSRIYPPRGLLFTFLWPTLMFTGGCLIIILVKLSQYVSVLSAWQ